One Mycoplasmoides pneumoniae FH genomic region harbors:
- a CDS encoding 5'-3' exonuclease yields MKNAILIDGNSLAYRAYFATWQQVEFAKLHNLPFNNAIRTMLMMCWNLLQSKQYDYGVISFDTKAPTFRDQLYSEYKSKRSKTPSELLVQIPVVKESLRHLGFLVCEQDGFEADDLIGSYARLMTQNNVAVDIYSSDRDLLQLVDSMTSVWLCVKGTKEMKEYNTDNFAEQFFGLTPKQVIEYKGLVGDNSDNLTGIKGIGPKKGIDLLKQYGTIDNIFANFDKLSKALQTILQGQIDTAKKFSFLASIKTDIKLNDDIVHAALKPIDKQALLELLDKYGIKALAQKFSQL; encoded by the coding sequence ATGAAAAATGCAATTTTAATTGATGGTAACTCACTAGCCTACCGTGCTTACTTCGCTACTTGACAACAGGTGGAGTTTGCCAAACTACACAACTTACCCTTTAACAATGCGATTCGCACAATGTTAATGATGTGCTGAAACTTACTGCAGTCAAAACAGTATGACTATGGTGTTATTAGCTTTGATACTAAAGCGCCCACTTTTCGTGATCAACTTTACAGTGAATACAAAAGTAAGCGCAGTAAAACACCGAGTGAACTGTTAGTCCAAATTCCTGTTGTTAAAGAATCACTGCGTCATTTAGGTTTTTTAGTGTGTGAACAAGACGGGTTTGAGGCAGATGATCTAATTGGTAGTTATGCGAGGTTAATGACACAAAACAATGTGGCAGTAGACATCTACAGCTCTGACCGTGATTTACTACAGTTAGTCGATAGTATGACTAGTGTTTGGCTTTGTGTAAAGGGCACAAAAGAGATGAAGGAATATAACACTGACAACTTTGCTGAGCAGTTTTTTGGCTTAACACCAAAACAAGTGATTGAATATAAAGGTTTGGTAGGGGATAACAGTGATAACCTCACTGGCATTAAGGGAATTGGTCCGAAAAAAGGGATTGATCTACTCAAACAATACGGTACCATTGACAATATTTTTGCTAACTTTGACAAGCTATCCAAAGCATTGCAAACGATTCTCCAAGGCCAAATTGACACTGCTAAGAAATTCAGCTTTTTAGCGAGCATTAAAACAGATATTAAACTTAATGACGATATTGTCCACGCTGCTTTAAAACCAATCGATAAACAAGCTTTATTAGAGCTTTTAGATAAATATGGCATTAAAGCACTAGCGCAAAAATTTAGTCAACTGTAA
- the dnaE gene encoding DNA polymerase III subunit alpha codes for MFVNLHTNSYYNFLNSTLSPQKLVDLAVQDQQVAVCLTDPNLFGATEFFLACQKAHIKPLIGLSVTVRHYEQNVNLLVIAQTNRGYQNLMCLALVKDQPDLQLEPFLDGNVVIICTQTELRLNTANPVYLAHGLSGRYPKIAVTQKPVKCQNTNKDLTLLLTLKQISQINSEHFQPLEWKLSRSLNEIQLDPPLLQQLRHQPFLSQKAAQQIFSEEELGNLQKLVEQSQWDLTKLKASSLQVSHNDAQMLSEQCQLALTEFLKLNPQLNKQLYEERLAKELEIINSLHFAGYFLVVSDLVQFAHNNDILIGPGRGSAVGSLVAFLLKITQIDPVANNLIFERFISRHRQGLPDIDIDIMETKRDLVIDYVMQKYGREQCAQIVTFQKFKTRSALRDVGKVFKHIEGAEDLLGKLPKDKSLLELDVNGVTDPVLQLSLKSFRLLWEVAREIINFPRQPSIHASGVVIVTEPLITTIPLMVGNNNNYVTQVSMDWLEWYNLNKFDLLGLINLTMIHEVVQAVKPKEVSVQQFLQQIPLDDEATFTNLTNQATLGVFQLESFGMKKVLKQIKPHNLHDLAIVLALYRPGPQDNINTFIANRNLGFDTSDIDPRILPILKETYGVLIFQEQVINIAKTVANYSLETADSFRRAISKKNLQVIQDNMRSFYEGALANNFSLKAATTIFNYIQRFAGYGFNLSHALGYALLSYWTAWLKTHYFEQFNLWWLNHEQGKKEKQKQLLNEFISSGYEICPPLINKAKSDFSVQDKKLYLGFKLINGIGDKQAHALEHVQEVLKQNPNLSLIATVNLCLSKTVGGLELKDITLLQQAGCFNCFNYTVDFNLAKSFWVQSNHELFPKIPLDQPPVINWKSFGF; via the coding sequence GTTTGTTAACCTCCACACTAACTCTTACTATAACTTCCTCAACTCCACACTTTCACCGCAAAAGCTAGTTGACCTAGCTGTTCAAGACCAACAGGTAGCTGTTTGTTTAACCGATCCCAACTTATTTGGTGCTACCGAGTTTTTTTTGGCCTGTCAAAAAGCGCACATTAAACCCTTAATTGGGTTGAGTGTTACTGTTCGACATTACGAACAAAACGTTAATTTACTAGTAATTGCCCAAACCAACCGGGGTTATCAGAACCTAATGTGCTTAGCGTTAGTTAAAGACCAACCAGATTTGCAATTAGAACCCTTTTTGGATGGTAATGTGGTAATTATTTGCACACAAACTGAACTGCGCCTCAACACCGCAAACCCCGTTTACTTAGCACATGGTTTGAGTGGTCGTTATCCTAAAATTGCAGTAACACAAAAACCAGTTAAGTGTCAAAACACCAATAAGGACTTAACACTGCTCTTAACACTTAAGCAAATTAGTCAAATTAACAGCGAACACTTCCAGCCACTGGAATGAAAATTAAGCCGTAGTTTAAACGAAATCCAATTGGATCCACCATTGTTGCAACAACTCCGGCACCAACCTTTTTTAAGCCAAAAGGCAGCACAGCAAATTTTTAGCGAAGAGGAATTGGGAAATCTGCAAAAGCTAGTGGAGCAAAGTCAATGAGATTTAACCAAACTCAAAGCGTCATCGTTACAAGTGTCACACAACGATGCACAAATGTTAAGCGAGCAGTGTCAACTAGCCTTAACTGAATTTTTAAAGCTCAATCCGCAATTAAACAAACAGCTCTATGAAGAGCGGTTAGCCAAAGAATTGGAGATAATTAACTCACTCCACTTTGCTGGTTACTTTTTAGTGGTGAGCGACTTAGTTCAGTTTGCCCATAATAACGATATCCTCATCGGTCCTGGTCGAGGATCTGCAGTGGGTTCTTTAGTGGCCTTTCTGCTCAAAATTACCCAAATTGATCCAGTAGCCAACAATCTCATTTTTGAGCGCTTTATTTCCCGTCACCGCCAGGGCTTACCTGACATTGACATTGACATTATGGAAACTAAACGTGATTTAGTAATTGACTATGTCATGCAAAAATATGGCCGGGAACAGTGTGCACAAATAGTTACTTTCCAAAAATTTAAGACCCGCTCTGCGCTGCGTGATGTCGGTAAGGTATTTAAACACATTGAGGGTGCTGAAGATTTACTGGGTAAACTACCAAAAGACAAAAGCTTATTGGAGCTTGATGTAAACGGTGTTACTGATCCGGTTTTACAACTTAGTTTAAAGAGCTTTCGCTTGTTGTGGGAGGTGGCGCGTGAAATTATTAACTTTCCGCGCCAACCAAGCATTCACGCTTCTGGTGTTGTGATTGTCACTGAACCTTTAATTACCACGATCCCTTTAATGGTGGGTAATAACAACAACTACGTCACCCAAGTGTCGATGGACTGGTTAGAATGGTACAACCTCAATAAGTTTGACTTATTGGGTTTAATTAACCTCACCATGATCCATGAGGTTGTGCAAGCGGTAAAACCCAAGGAAGTTAGCGTACAGCAATTCCTCCAACAAATACCGCTAGATGATGAAGCTACTTTTACTAACCTCACTAACCAAGCCACTTTAGGTGTTTTTCAACTAGAGTCGTTTGGGATGAAAAAGGTGCTCAAACAAATTAAACCGCACAACCTCCATGATTTAGCAATTGTTTTAGCACTTTACCGCCCCGGTCCACAGGACAACATTAATACCTTTATTGCTAACCGTAACTTAGGGTTTGACACATCAGACATCGATCCGCGAATTTTGCCAATTCTCAAAGAAACTTACGGAGTGTTAATCTTTCAAGAACAGGTTATTAACATCGCCAAAACTGTTGCTAACTATTCATTGGAAACCGCTGATAGCTTTCGCCGTGCCATTTCCAAAAAAAACTTGCAAGTAATTCAGGACAACATGCGCAGCTTTTATGAAGGCGCGCTAGCCAATAACTTTAGCTTAAAAGCAGCGACTACTATCTTTAATTACATCCAGCGCTTTGCTGGATATGGTTTTAACTTGTCCCACGCCTTGGGCTATGCTTTATTGAGTTACTGAACAGCATGATTGAAGACACATTACTTTGAGCAATTTAACCTGTGGTGATTAAACCACGAACAGGGCAAAAAGGAAAAGCAAAAACAGCTCTTAAACGAGTTTATTAGCAGTGGTTATGAAATTTGCCCACCACTAATCAATAAGGCTAAAAGTGATTTTAGTGTTCAAGATAAAAAGCTGTATTTAGGCTTTAAGTTAATCAATGGTATTGGTGACAAGCAAGCCCATGCCTTGGAACATGTTCAGGAAGTTTTAAAGCAAAACCCCAATTTATCCTTAATAGCTACCGTTAATTTGTGTTTGAGCAAAACGGTAGGGGGTTTAGAACTTAAAGACATTACATTGCTCCAACAAGCAGGTTGTTTTAATTGCTTTAATTACACGGTTGACTTTAATTTGGCCAAAAGCTTTTGGGTGCAAAGTAACCATGAATTATTTCCAAAAATACCACTAGATCAACCACCCGTAATTAACTGAAAGAGCTTTGGTTTTTAA